The Rhopalosiphum maidis isolate BTI-1 chromosome 2, ASM367621v3, whole genome shotgun sequence genome segment tttttataaaactgtttaataGGAACatgattattactttataataattactatttgttggttattttgattaatctataatattatatagtattggtCATGTTATTtgctaacattttatttttaaatatttctataattgattttatataaatatcgttCTTTATCGCAGAGTATAGAATGTTGGTAAAAAATGGTACAAACCTATCCCTAAATTGTAAACACTCGTGTATTAGTTCctacaaaaaatgtaacagaaatagataaaaaatgttattacataactttttattattttggagaaacattagtcatattatacagagtgattcttttatcataaaacactcattatttcaaaaagtattcatgtttttgaaaacattttttttcatagtttcaacttaacaacattttattaaaaaattatattattaaatattttttatccttatactattttaagttttttacttttttgaatgacaagataaagttttaatttcatatttcaaagcagaataattttctgagtattatgatacataaaaattgaattttgagtagtttatgagttataagtatttaaagttcgATGCGTggagtggagtggtacggggttaccccccaaaatgtttgtccacttctccgcttgtctaaactttaaatacgtataactcataaactacaggtcctaaattcgatttttatgtatcataatactcagaaaattattctgctttggaatatgaaattaaaactttatcttgtcattcaaaaaagtaaacgGCAATAATCACAGATCATGTTTTTGAGTAGTTAAAAGGCAATGAAAAAGAAATATGATGTGTTATAAGCATCTAAGCATCTGAATAAAATGTTTCGTACATATCCTTTCGGTTTTCCACTCTCGTATAGATTACAATATATCATGTTATGATGACCATTTGTTAAGGGTGAACATGTTCCTTAGGGTCCTTACCATCTTTAACCGACCgataaatacgagtataccAAAGTTGTCACACTTGACCTGAATCTGGATATTTCTCTGGACTTGGCATATAATGCACGTAAATCCAATTGTATTCCCGAGTGGCACAGTGGTAAAACAATATTGGCCTCAAATACAGAAGCCGAATTGACTATACAACTActgtttaaacattatatataaataatatacaatattgtttacagTAAACATGGTAGCATggtccaataaaaaaaaacattattcttgataatatttcgaactattataatagctataatataagtttttaaactcaaattatatttttttaaatctactttataaaatattctgaaaCCAGCAGATTTCCAtgagttttaatttgtattaatgatagtatttttattaaaatatatgcattcaatcaatcaataaataataataatatattatacatttacctaAACTAACCTATTTAATgtggattttaatattttcttatactaaaaatcgtttttaaaaattgattttgttttaagaaTGTATCACAAAAAGTGCaaattgacatattatttatttaaaagttatcaaATTTTTGGTTGATCAGTCAAAGATAACAGAGAGTAAGTGTATTAGACgactaaaactaaatttgtttctggagacgatattatattaaaacaaattgtattactgTTGCATAGAGTTAgaaaatttgtattgtatgtttataattctataataataatttacgtcaacattgttttattattgttataagatCAAGAGTTTAAATATGCATTTCAGAATATTTCGATTCTCTTTAaagaattaagtaattatttaaccgGCTGGGTTGattctatttacatttttgtatacttCGAGAGGGTCTTTGAATAGTTTTGATTCATAATTTAGTGACACTGTGAGTGAAATCTCAAGATTAggttttacaacatttttacgtGGATCTGCTTTAATTAACACATGTGTGAATCTTAGATGCCAATGATCTCGGGAGCTACTCATCCGATCGTCATgtggttatttttaatgaaatagcACATTACAAAGCAAATTTTAACATAGTTTTATGAATACAACttgatatcataattaattttgcatatcataaaatacaatattgcaacaaataattgatattgaaCAGAGTCATATTAAatctaactttttattataatcgattttacaaaaaaatatttatattgtataaaagtttaattatgaGTACCTGAAAACgagaataacattttaagcctttttgataaattaaaatattgttttaattttatgaaatccgATGacgaaacatttaaacattaaataaacaaatttattttgtacactttaacttttattagtattcaaattacttgttaagacataatattcttaattcatacatatttaaaaatattatggttcaTATTCAGTTTGTgcttttaaatcataatacgagccatttttcaaaaagtttaaattgctttagtataataatatcatagtatgtacatatcatatttattcatttaattaaaagattaTGACAGTCTGCCGTTAGAtgagtgtaattattatagaacttTGTTCACAAtcttaaaagttttatgttaattgtttCATTTTCCGAAACTCAACATAGACTCTTcttcagttttattttcatctttGATATCAGCTTGAATCAACAACCATTTACCTAAGTATTTAAATGCGTCTTGACGATGTCTCTTTGACACAAGTAACAAGCCCTCAATTAAAAGTTGTCCCAGTGATACTTTGGTTTCTTCGAATATCAGTTCCATGGCTTCTTTGTATGCTGACTCATTACTCATTTGCTTTTCAGTCATGTAGTTACCTAGATAATTCACAACTGCAATAAACATTTGTTAATACTACTAATATGAGAGTGTAAATGTACGTGATTTGTTTTGACGAATTATTCGAGTCATGACATCGGTGTTTAATGACCCCGTGGGCGTTGAATCAACTATTTTAGAACCatctataacataattattaaattcatgaattgtgcaaatattgaaatgttgTAACTATTACAGCTGTCACTACTATAGtcattgaaattgaaatgctGCATAAAAGCCAAGTCGTTCCATATTTGTTTGGATGACAAGTTGGATGTGGACACCGCGGATTTGAGATTCAGTGAAGCTTCTTGTTCTTCACAATGTTCTCTGTACTCAAATAGCCatatcaaatacaattattatgttaacaagAAGTATTATGCACAAGACTGACATTTccttagtaatataattttaattcctaataaatattattataatataattaaattaaatagtataatcttataaattatccGTACCATTGAGTTAATTTTAagtctaataaaaatagaaaaatctaaaaaatgaataaattatttaaaaaaaaaaggtaggcAAGTTGACAAGTCTATTGTACATTAGGATTTCtattacaaaattgttatggatgtattaaatttaaattcaataatatatcattgtatacgataaAACGATTCAGTGCGGAAGTCTACCGCCCCACCGGTGCCCACTTATTTTACTGCTAAGtatatttcgtgttttttattaaagtaaacaattttaattttagtattacggtgggttgataaaattttttccGAAATTAacgttacatttattatacatattgttattatttaattattataataatatgtatttataccatattataacattatattataactcataatataataacataaacatcTTTCTGTAAAAGTACGTAAAAACTTCATTGCTGctagtaaaatttttaataatataataaacgtaaacattttaagttgccgcgaataatgttttttaaatataacaaaatcattaacgtcgttatttatcgtttaaatcaGTAATTAGGTACctctaaattttaacttaaaatgccaataaaaaataattggctatatattattatctatttggttatagtataaaatacttatgaagaatgttgtattatatttaaaaatctataaatagctcaaaaatagttgaaatattttgaaaattttactgtggataacaaacaataatataaacatttttaagagtttatattatttaagattatttgtttttaagttatataaataaaagattgattttgtcaaaaattggaTTTGCGTAAAAATCCCGGTtttccttattttttattttgtttatactatctatttttaatattttttcacttttaacCTTCTTATGTATTAAGTAGACCAAATTTTCTACTAAAAACTacccatattttttaaaatcactaagtatctaaaataatatagtatttaatattatataacataatattatagcatattatatacttataagaaTAGCATTCGCATTCATGCTCAATGCCAATTTGGTTTTCATACACATCTtcttcattataaatacagtTGCTCTTATCAACTTTTAATGATTTGTCCGACGCATCGACATTAGAGATTGTACGCGATAGGTGTGATCCAAAATCATTAGTTATATCGTTACTTGTTTCAAAAGACATATTAAATTCGTGCTgcgttttactattaaaactgGATACCTCGAACAATTCCCTATCATTTTGATTCTCCACCATGCTTTCAGTTATGCTTTCTTGATTGTTTTCCAATTCTTTCTCTTCTGCTTCGAATACCTGGACACTATTAAACGATTCATTAGGAAGGTATACGTTTCGTTTTTCTTCGACGTAATCAGTTACTTCAGTTTCTTGGTCGACAATTTCTTGTATAGTATCTAGCTGATATTCTACTGATTCTGcttcattatcatttttacctaatatattttctgattCCGTATTTATCGGAATATTATCATCGTTAACCATTGCATTTACTATAGAATTATtcgatgtataaaatgtttttttcgacCATTCTGgtgatgtaaatatttttattatttctaaatccTGCGGTGTAAGatttctattgtttttattattcccaagtccttttttatttgttatttgttttgaatattgCGGTAATATTTCAGTAGATGTTATCTTTTTGTGCtctttattacttaattcttTGTGACCTAAACGTTCTCTCTTTAAACCCAACGTCGAATCGTATACGCTTTTGTGACTGGAGCGGTTctgtttgacatttttatctgGATTTGGTGAtgaagatttatataatagctgtttttgtatagttttttgaatcatggtttatttaaatcacaaattttatcaacaaaacaaacagaaaacaaaactcaaaatgtagtattcaatataaatagttcCCTAGCAATATATGACACATGTTGCTTATTAGTTTTAGTATTACGTATAGTTTTAATCAacataaaactatacataatatactgtcTTGTTTCTGTTCTAACGTGAACAAATACTTTCAGACTGATTATCATTCATTGGACGTTTGTAAAACCAGCATAATATGAGGTTTGCattcgatatattattttaatgcatttctTTCGTCAAAAAGTGAAAGTTATATAAGCATATACACATTTCAGATATAAATGTGTTATGGCTGTGTAAATCCTACAATAAATTCACATATAATGACGTATGTGTATAATTGTACCTTAAGCTTGAGACATATTACGCCATTCGGAGatgaataaagtataaaataataatatattatataagtaactaaaattcaatatcgtttcgattttacataaaaaaaaaaaatgatacggATACATATACAGTAGCTAGTAATAACGaagtatatatgtttaataatatttcaaaacaactATTTCATactgtataattaatgatctaaatatgataaactaaaaactaaacgCTTCCTGTACGCGTTAATCAGATTTTTAAACCAATCGTATTTAGaacaaatatatcattattattaaaatttgcattacattttaacaGGAATTAATATgggtatgtaaaaaaaaataattatagaataacacttattattgccatattacatataagagtgaagaatatgtatttttaatgtatttattatataaaaacaattggatataacattttatataatataatacaaatataaaagtatagttaattaattattgatctatacttaaaaagtatatatatttaggtaaaatGGTTATTTAAGTGCTGTAAAActcaaatgaattattatttttgtaataaaatatgttattttaatggtttaatcgaatttattttttgaacataagtataacaagaaaattattatctaatgtgGTCATCGTATTTTTGGTTAAATTGGAATACAACTCTTATTCGTGCAAATTAGTTCAagcaaattaatttgatttaattttttttttagataattaagttttaaatctacaaataccaaatttaagtaatcatattcaaatctattatttatatataagtcgaacgattatttttattcccgAACTTATTTCAAATGAATGTCCAGTTCCAAAGATTTCTGACAAggaaatcgtttttaatatttatttatttcgaaaatacagtttaaattataacatatttaattaaatatatgtttaatagtataattattgtagtaaatatattgaGGAAGCGTTCGAAATGGTATGCGCCCAACTGTCCATTAGGTATTTCGAATAttagtcattatttattttattcgttttgtataatattatttcaaacagaATCTTTGTGCTCttaaacctattataaatagtgCAAGTAA includes the following:
- the LOC113552504 gene encoding LOW QUALITY PROTEIN: uncharacterized protein LOC113552504 (The sequence of the model RefSeq protein was modified relative to this genomic sequence to represent the inferred CDS: substituted 3 bases at 3 genomic stop codons), which codes for MIQKTIQKQLLYKSSSPNPDKNVKQNRSSHKSVYDSTLGLKRERLGHKELSNKEHKKITSTEILPQYSKQITNKKGLGNNKNNRNLTPQDLEIIKIFTSPEWSKKTFYTSNNSIVNAMVNDDNIPINTESENILGKNDNEAESVEYQLDTIQEIVDQETEVTDYVEEKRNVYLPNESFNSVQVFEAEEKELENNQESITESMVENQNDRELFEVSSFNSKTQHEFNMSFETSNDITNDFGSHLSRTISNVDASDKSLKVDKSNCIYNEEDVYENQIGIEHECECYSYKEHCEEQEASLNLKSAVSTSNLSSKQIWNDLAFMQHFNFNDYSSDSYGSKIVDSTPTGSLNTDVMTRIIRQNKSRTFTLSYXXYXQMFIAVVNYLGNYMTEKQMSNESAYKEAMELIFEETKVSLGQLLIEGLLLVSKRHRQDAFKYLGKWLLIQADIKDENKTEEESMLSFGK